The DNA window ATGGATGGCAATCAAGGAAGGAGAAACCGGTGCCGCAGTACAGAGAGCCGCCGAGTGGGGATTGGTGCTCACAACAGATGCTGAAACCGGGAAGCCACAAGGAGTGGCAGTTCGGCATTCCGGTGGAGACGAGCCGAATGTGAAACTTGAAACCAAACGAAACTCCAATAACTCTGTTAGAACTTCCGGTGAGTCTTCCGACGGCGGTGATCCCCGCGGGTTTCCGAGAGTTTCGGAGGATTTGAAAGACGCGTTATCGGCTTTTCAACAAACTTTCGTGGTTTCGGATGCTACCAAACCCGATTACCCGATTTTGTATGCAAGTGCGGGTTTCTTCAAAATGACGGGTTATACATCAAAAGAAGTCATAGGAAGAAACTGGTAATAACCGTTTCTtcgtaatttttattttattttatttttgtatttctcTAATAATCATTTTTAATTCAGTTCTGGTGGTTCAGTCGGTTTTTACAGGGTGCGGATACGGATCCGAATGACGTGGCAAGGATAAGGGAAGCCTTGGAAGGTGGGAAAAGTTTTTGTGGAAGATTACTGAATTACAAGAAGGATGGAACTCCCTTCTGGAATCTTCTCACTATTTCACCCATCAAGGATGATGATGGCAATGTGCTCAAGTTAATTGGGTAATTAGTCACTAtcttttttcttcttaattttttattaatacgtAACTTCGTTCTGCTTGTCAAAACAATCACTGAAAAACAATATCGACAAACGAAAAAACAGTATCGATATGTGTtaatattgatattattatttatcatttttatgaTAAAGAATAAATAATTTGAGACTGTGACGATCACAATCATTATCGCAACACTAGAACCCACCAAAATATATCAGGGTAACAAAAAAATTGGGAAGaatttttgtaaattttaatttttaggttgCAAAATCTGCATGTCTATCCTGCTTCATCCTCAATTTTTGGTGGACAAATTAATGCTTTAGGTTCGCACTTTTAACTATTTCCGTTCAGCTCCACTCGGTGTGAGCTTTTGTGGGCGGCCCTGACACAAAGATACCCATTTGACACCTTTAATATTGATAGTCATTAATCTTCTTACTATTTTACTGCGGTAAAAAGAATGTAGTTATTGGGTCAAATGTAAATCCAAATTCAAATCCATATATTGATATTGTTGTTTTACTTTATGGGAGATGGTTGGGGACCAAAATGGACTTTTTTTGGTTAGTAGACTCTTGTCACACGAGGTGTGTGTTGTCTGTTGCAAAATTTACGATAGAAAGTGTGGGGGCAAGGCACGAGAGAGATGCATGCATTTCACTGTGACAGCGACCACACTATATATCATTTTCTTTAACTTTGGAAAATGCCAAAGACGGCTATGTTTAACTGTTTACATCAATTCTAGTTTTGTTTTACAGCTTGAGGTTAATATTTATAAGCTTTTTTGATATTTTGGACATAATGGTTCTCCTTTTCATTTATAATCTTTATGGTATACTTTTGGGTGTGGTTAAAGATTTGAGCCTTTTGAGTTGATTGCATGTGGACCTTGATGATGTGTAATGAAAAGAAGAAATTAAATTAGTGGGGATGGTTACTTTATGTGTTTTGGTTGTGTTATGTGGCAGAATGCTGGTGGAGGTTAATAAGCATACTGAGGGGTCCAAAGAGAAGAAGCTGCGTCCCAATGGGTTGCCTGAATCCTTAATTCGATATGATGGTATGGTATATTGGACGGATCTTCTTCCATTACAGTTTTTAATATCATGAAAAAATAAATGATTGAATAGAAATAAATTGAAATGAAGACAGAAAATGAAAAGTAGTAAGATAAGTAATGATCAGAAGTACCACATGGACTACAAAAAATATGCATAAACaatcaaaaaaagaaagtgaATATCAGGTATGAATAGTTAAGTTTCATATGggctacaacaacaaaaaattagaCATATACGAGAAATAACTCATATCATAATAAaagtgataataataataatgtattttttatatgCAAGTTTCAAACTGATTGTCCTTCCTACCTTAGCATGCGATAATAGAGATTTTAACAGTGTTTATTCAACAGCGCTAACATCTGGTGTATTGCAGCTCGTCAGAAAGAGAAGGCTACATCTTCTGTAGATGAGTTATTACAGGCCATGAAGCGCCCCCGCGCATTGAGTGAATCCGGACACCGTCCCTTTATCAGAaaatcaggaggaggtggaggttctgaagaagatgaagaagcagAAAGATTAGATAGCAAATCGAGGAGAAAATCTGATAGCGTAGCTTCTTTTAGACCAAAACCACAAGGAAAAGTAAGACATTCTATGGAACGAATCAGTGAGCTGCCTGAAAATAAACAGAAAAACTCTCGACGTGGTTCTTTCATGGGGTAATGTATATGTTTATTTACTTAAGTTATACATGTTCTTGAAATAATCATTTACTACTACTGTAATTTAAGAATGCTACTGTTTTTCTATGTTCAGGTTCATGAGGAAAAGTCATTCCATTGACGAAAGCATTGATAATGAAGTTATTGTAGATGTGAGCTCTGGGAGTGAGGAAGATGAGAGGGAtgatagttttgaatttgatgacaGAAAAAAACTGAGGGAAAAAAGAAAAGGTCTTGATCTTGCTACTACACTTGAGCGTATTGAGAAAAACTTTGTCATTACCGATCCAAGGCTTCCAGACAATCCTATAGTAAGATTCTTTGAATCATTTGTAATAAGGTTTAGCTCTTCTAAAGTGAGTGATTAGTGATTCACTTTAGAGGATAAAAAAATCATGTCAACGGTTTATGGTTGAAATTCTAACATATTCGTAAGTTGTTATGCATGCAATAGGACATTAAAGTTTGTATTTGGTTTTAAAATTTTCAGATCTTTGCATCTGATAGTTTCTTAGAGCTTACAGAATATAGTCGTGAAGAAATCTTAGGGAAAAATTGCAGGTATATTTTGAATAGTTTTATATTTGATAATGACAGAATTCAGTGTATTTACCTTACATGCTAATTGGCTATTTAGGTTTCTGCAAGGACCAGAAACTGATCCAGCAACTGTGAGAAAAATCCGAGAGGCAATTGACAACCAAACAGAAGTAACTGTGCAACTAATCAATTATACTAAGAGTGGTAAGCTATTTGATTTTAAGAGGGAAAATCACTTTCATAGAATTTTAGGCATGCTTATCTATAATGCTACAGCTATTATTCCACTTTCTATTTAAGATATTTCCTTACAATTTTCAGGGAAAAAGTTCTGGAACTTGTTTCATTTACAACCTATGCGTGATCATAAGGTACAGCTTATGATATTTCTTCTGAAGATGTTGCATTGTTCAATACCTTGCAATACAATTTTTGTTTTCGATATTACGCAACGTAATATTTTCCTTGTTGGTTAAATAGGGAGAAGTACAATACTTCATTGGTGTTCAACTTGATGGTAGTCAACATGTAGAGCCTCTTCACAATTGCATTGCAGAAGACACTGCAAAGGAGGGAGAACTATTGGTTTGTTGGCATTGTCTATAATAATACTTTATTCAATTTattagacatttttctattataaCAAATTCATATGGAATTCACAACCAGGTAAAAGAAACGGCAGAAAATGTTGGTGAGGCGGTGAAAGAGCTTCCTGATGCTAATCAGGTAATAAGGTGTAATGGTTAATTTTTTGTCTTCTAAAGTTCTATTAACTTCTCCTTTGTGACATCATTTTTTATGATCTCCAGAAACCGGACGATTTATGGATGAATCATTCAAAAGTGGTTCGGCCAAAACCTCATAGGAAGGATGATGAAGCTTGGAGAGCAATCCTAAAGGTATTATTTTCACTTTGAGAATGTGATAtgttttctaaattttttgttatttattagttatGTTATATGAGTAAAGATCTAGGAATTTATTTTACACTATTATTATAAATTACACTATGGTTTTGCAGGTTGTAGAAAATGGAGAACAGGTAGGCCTAAAACACTTTAGGCCAATTAAACCTTTGGGGTCTGGAGACACCGGAAGGTTTCTTTCTTATTCTTCTCCCTAGTTATCTTTTCCGTGTACAAACTAGATACCTCTTCATGATATTGTCCCAATCCATATCATTGTCATACTCCTTCGGGGACTGATATTATATGGCATTGCCATGCAGTGTGCATCTGGTGGAGCTAGAGGGAACTGGTCATTACTTTGCTATGAAGGCTATGGATAAGGGTGTTATGCTCAATCGCAATAAGGTTCTGAATTTGACTATCCAAATTTAACGATCCAACTTTTAAATTATATTGCATTATGTAGATGATGATGCATACAAAAATGTTAAGAAACCATTATTAATTGAAGCATGTATGTTCATGATTTCTAATCACATAAAAAGTACTATTCCGATCTGTGTAAATTAAGTTATAGAAGCCTTTACCACTTGTCATAATTGGATGGCCTTTTGTACTATCCACAGGTGCATAGAGCTTGCACTGAAAGAGAAATCCTTGACATGTTGGACCACCCTTTTCTTCCTGCATTATATGCTTCTTTCCAGGTTTGAAACTCAAATATTACTTTCAATATCTCACACCATAATCCTTTATCGCAGACACTGGCTATAATTTATGGAAAATGGTTTCATGGATTATATTCTCTTTTTTCACCTATATTAAAGCCTTTATATATTGACTTTGTAAAATATTTGGAACTTTTGAATGATTTGCAGACCAAAACACATGTTTGTTTGATAACTGATTACTATCCTGGGGGAGAACTATTCCTACTTCTTGACCAGCAGCCAACAAAGGTTCTCAAGGAAGATTCTGTTAGGTATATTATGCTACTACACGGAGTATTTATGTATATACATCAAAAGTTAAAAATCAATGAGACATTAATACTTTCAATAACCGCTATTAAAGAAAAGGATCATTCTTCAACTATGCCTACCACTTCATGtgtttctctacttttctttAACTGACATAAAGTTCTTGATATTTATAGATTTTATGCAGCTGAGGTAGTGATTGCGTTGGAGTATCTTCATTGTCTAGGTAGGTTCTTATTCAGAATACACACACTCGGGATAGTTGTTTCTGAAGTAGCAAGAAACTTTGCTACTTCAGAATTTTTAATGTGTAGGCTCAGATACCTACTAAAACAAAATTTAGGATAACATTGTTTGGCGAGAATTTGCAGGCATAATTTACCGGGATTTGAAGCCAGAAAATGTGCTGATCCAGAGCGACGGACATGTGTCTCTAACAGATTTTGATTTATCATGTTTAACATCTTGCAAGCCACAGGTATCCTAGGCAAGAACTTCAGATAATGCGGTTTTTAGCAATATTTTAACTAAAGTCACTGAACGGTTTCCCTTTGCAGCTTATACTTCCAGCTACTgaggaaaagaagaagaggaagaagaaaaataagggACAGCAGAAAAATCAAGAGGTTCCATTGTTCATGGCAGAACCAATGAGAGCGTCCAATTCTTTTGTTGGCACGGAAGAGTACATAGCTCCGGTTTGTATTTCCTCGCATATTATATGCATGATTCCGTTACATATCTTAGGATGAATGCACCAATTAATATACTTTGTTAAGAAAAATGTTGCATTATGCAAATATATCACATTGGTGCTATTTGAACTTCTTTTCAAAATGATTCATTTCTCAGAATGTGTTGCAACTGATATCTCAATTTGTACAGGAAATTATAACTGGTTCAGGTCATACTAGTGCCGTGGATTGGTGGGCTCTAGGTAACTTTTATTTATCGTTGAAAAAAACACATGTATGAATCTATATCAGTTTCTTAACATAAAAAAAATCCGAAAGTTTGATTGCATTTGAACGTTTTCTTCTAGGTATTCTTCTATATGAAATGCTCTACGGATATACACCATTCAGAGGAAAGACGAGACAAAAGACATTTGCAAACATTCTTCACAAAGATCTTAAGTTTCCCAAAAGCAAACCGGTAAATGATATGAAAAAAAACTTTCATGAACTTTGTGAACATGAATTAAGTGATGTATATAGTATTGTTTTAATATGCAATAAGTGTTTATGCAGGTAAGTCCCCACGGAAAGCAATTAATTTACTGGCTATTGCACAGAGATCCCAAAAACAGACTGGGTTCACTTGAAGGAGCAAATGAAATTAAGAACCATCCATTCTTCAAGAATGTCAATTGGGCTCTAGTTCGTTGCACGGTAAGACTATATTACTGTTACATTAATAATTCcctttaatttttttgttaacgCTTTGATCGGAGCGATTCATATCTTAACAGAAACCTCCTGAGCTTGACGCTCCTATCTTCCTGGAAAATGGTGAGAAGAAAGAAGCCAAAGACATTGACCCTGGCTTAGATGATTTACAGAAAAATATTTTCTGAGAGGTTTTTTCTTCATTTCTATCTCCATGTATATTAGTTAACATATTAGTTATATTGGTTAACATATTATATTGTCGATGTAGGTTTAAATTATGATAGAGTGGCATTCAAGAAACACATGATGAGTGTtagagattttgaaaaattaatggaATTTTAATTTCTTGCTTCTGCATGGGTGGTGTAAAGTTTGATGGTGTAATTCATTGTAATTTGTGAAATGGAGATACTTTTTTTTTGGTAGTTTATGATGTTTAATTTATCTGTGGCAATCCAATGGAGATAATATGTAActcattgtaattttttaaatggaAATACTATATATCTTGCAGTTAGTCTACTGTAGAAATTCTTGTATATTTTtggaataatataaatataaaaaataaatgtattgTTTTATTCACGAATGCCTAGACATATAGGATAGTTAAGAGTgagttagaaaatatttttataaatataaattggttaatttaagaaattaataaattaatgtcTAAAAACATTGATTAATTTTAAGTTGTATTTTCACTctaaatatctatttatttatgcTTGTGCAAAAATCGACTTACTAATTTTAATAGATTGGAATTCGAATTTCTGGAACCAAAAACATACCTTATTTAGGTACCATCAATTCAGATTTTcgattatttgaattttaagaaATATTTGAGTCAATAAATTAACATTATCATTAACACTCAAAAACTTTAgaaatttcaattataaatttGATCTTACCCGTTGATCAGAACCACAAGGTAAATCAGCGGCTTCGAGCACAATGTTGATGAtgaggagggggtgtacctgcgagtagagttgtcaaaatgggctagcccatatggaccGGTCTACCTGATCCAAAAAATCATAGGACTTGAGCCTTAAAATTAGAGTCCATATATATTTTTCAGGGtctttttagcccagccctgaaaagcGCGCTACCCATGAGGACTAGCCCATATGGAccgtgggtagcccattaggcccgcatagttataaattttaaaaatatatatatatattaatatttaaattatcttactccaaaatagcatattaatttttcttacttcattaaattttatctctattttattcaatcattctcttttaaatattatacattaatataatcaacatttttcatagtattatattttttctcttataataaatatttaagtattattttatacaatttagacatatattatatttaaaaacactttatagtatttataagagataatataattcttaaaaatatattatgtttaaaataacatgatttttaattttatttataataaatattatggagtttttattttaattttttaaaataaaaaaaactcatttagggtcgggtagcccgAAGTCCATCTAGGGTCGgactcgggtagtaaatctcgagcccatattacacagggtctttttggcccagtcctaAAAAGTCCAGGGTTtgcccgtttagggccgggtagcccatattAACAGCTCTACCTGCAAGGCACGCCGATGCTAAAGTCAGTAGGAGCACAGATACGTTTGAGTGTTTTGAGGATAAGATTTGAATTACCTGACCCTCTCAAATGAGAGAGTTTTTATAATGTCCCCACACTTGGTCATTGGTCCATATTTGGGCTGGATCGGGGATCCTGACCTAAAATATGTGACTGCCAAGAATCTAGGCGTTAAACTAGGAATCCAGGAAGTTTGCCCGTAACTAGCCGTTGAGGCGGGCCGAGATGCATTTCTCGGCGGCAAGGGTTCCCAGCGAGCAGGAGACCATCTGTCTCCGACAAAGGGGCGGAAGGGATGATTTGATGTTGGCTTGCGTGGAGGCCTGGCTAAGGATAGCGTGGGTTCGCTGGTTCTGAGACCAGGTAGGGAAATGCCTCGACAAAGGGGCAGAAGGAAAGGGGCTTTCCTTTGCCCTCAGCTGGTTAGGCCAAGGTTGTTGGAAGGTTCCAGGTGCAGAAGTATATTGGGCCATGTCTAGCCATTGGGTCAATCTGAAACAGGAGCCACTCAAGTCGTTGCTCCGAGCATGGGAGTAACGACTTAAAAGTAGCCCTTGATCCGGAGAGGAAAAATGTGCACAGATGGTGCTTGTTGCCACGGAAGGTGGTGCCTCCTGGGCTTTTCGAGGGGGGAGGTCGGCAAGAAGCCTTAACGTCGCCGGGTGTGATTGCTTTGCAGGGAGCGGAAAAATTAATTGGATCCGAAGGGATAACATTGCATGTGTGCCTTGAGCCACGCGTCGTAGTAAATGTGCAATGATGGTTGGGTTAGGCTAGGCTAGGCGCGTGCCCGTGCACATACTACTGGTGTCTTCTATTAACTTGCATCTTCTTTTCTGTAGCCTAATAGATAAGAACTTCATAGtaaagcgtgcttgacttggagtagtatttggatgagTGACTTTCTGAGAAGTACTttggaaagcgtgtgagtgaggacaaagcatgctgaaaaggcTCCTGTTGGTTTATGGGGTCAGTCGGTAATCCTGAAAGTAGTCTGGGGCGTTACGAATGGTATTAGAGCTAGACCTCTTCTAGTAGGATGTGCTTCAGGACGAACCAAGCaaaagctggtgggcatgtaacacccgaggacGAAGAGGGCAGAGAGTGCTTAATGTAACACCCAAGGTCAGGGGAGTGGTTGTCGGTGCACGAGGCGTGACAATGAGACACTCCTAGAAGCTTCTATGGAAAAACCTAattcacatcggaatgagagggatcctgaggttgTGCAGGGAAGGGACTGCATGATTGAAGGaagacttataaggattgattggtactacctataccaacaagatgcaactTCGTTTTGGTAGCCTAACAGATAAGAACTATGtaattaagcgtgcttgacttggcgCAGTATTTGGATGAGTGGCCTTTTGGGAAGATTCTCATAAAGATTGTGAGTGAGGACAAAGTATGCTAAAAAGACCCGTGTTTttgtttgtggggtcagtcgataatCCTGAAAGCAGTATGGGGCATTTCAATATACACATTAATTCTCCTATCTTTTGTAGCTTTCGCGTACGACATTGTGTTATGTTATAATTTGTGCGTTACTTCACTTTTCAATATTTTTGTGTTACATTTCATCAAACTATTTCATAATAAAATCAAAACATCTCCAAATCAATTTGAAACCAAAAAAACCAAACACTTGATCAACATCTAGTCatttttcaaattcaatcaaatcattttcaatcaAGCGCAAATAAAAcctttggtcaacatcaagctTTTTCTcgcataataaaaaaaataggtaGGTTCTTGCAATAAACTTGGAAGGAAAAGGAATTGGTGAATGTACATTCACTTTGTTCTTCGAGTATCATAGGCTTAGTGTACACTTTGCTCGCACCGATTACTCGCCttcattaaaaataaatctttcaaataaataatttttggattaaataggGAATGGGCGAATGTACATTCGATTGTTTCTTGAGTATCAGGGACTTAATGTACACTTTGCTTGCACTGATTACTCGTCTTCCACCCTAAAATCAATCTTAAACCatcaaaactatatttttttcGCCCTACCACGTGCGAGTATTAATGTTTTCCGCTTGAATGCGACAAGAACATAAATCTGTCAGAATTTAGATTATGTTGTCCATTTTTTATGCGATGCAAATGTTCACTTCTTCATGTTTTGGACAACAAGAAATGTTTTCCGTTCGAATGCGACGAATAAACATTTGCTACCCATAATAACGTAGCCTTGAGTTTCCCATCGCACTCGGGGATACGTAGGAGCGAGATTCAATGTCTCGTTAGGCACATtaataaaaaaaccctaaaaatttcctTTATCTTGTAAATACCCCGCAATATGTAGAAGAAATTGCAACAAAGCTAATATTCTTTCGCAAGACTAATTAAATGGTTATCATTGAGTacaacagatgtgaggggtgctaatacattcccaTCGCAGAACCGACTCCCAAActctaatttggttgcgatgaccatattGTCGTTCTTTAAGGTTTTTATCGATATTTTTCATTtccttttataataaataaagtttggtggcaactctgttgtatttcgagcATGTGATACGCTTGGCTATTTTTCGTATCGTGACAGTGAGGAGTTTAAGTCTTCACAAACGAACTTTAGAGGTACCCTAATGAGCAATATAAAGAGTTTCTCAAGTATCTTTAGCATTAGTGCATGTGTTGatgattataaaaatatttttattgactCCATTGTAAATAACATTAAGAGCACGAGAATTCCCAAgtgcatcttcatcttcaacatgtgtccaatctttttcattcttcataGATACATAAATATCTTCAGTAGTGACCGACAGAGGAGTCTATCTATTGATAACCTCTTTCTAAATCTTGTGAGCCTTCATGTAGTTATAATTAGTTCCATCAAGAATTTGAGGGTGATTAATAAATCCTCTTTCTTTGGTATTGTCCAATCTTGAACATAATAGATAACCTATAAAACACTTAACTAAAATATGGTATATGctatgatgccaattgaaattatgtTTGGTTAGAACTAATATGTCTCGCACAATGTTAATACAATATGGGAGATAAGATGATATGAACCAAGTAgtgaacaaaataaacaaataacaaataAAGAATACAAAGAGTTGGTAACGCAGTCCGATGCAAAGTCACATATGTTTGTAGGGCTTCAGTCCAAAGAAAAGGATTTTCACTAATTCAAGTAGTCAATAGTACATAACGGTCTCCTAGGAACTTTTTTAGTTAAGTATCATTTTCCTAATACTACCCGTTAATTTCAATTCAGACTCTCCTTTTCACTCAAACACTCTCTCAAGTGTTTGCAAGAACCAATTATTTATGGTGTGATTAAAATCACAATTACATACCAAATACTCTATCTTTCTAAGATATGTAATAATCCATGAGATAGAGCATTGCATAAGAAACAAGATATAAAGACTCAAGAAAAACCTATTACGCTCCATCAAATCAGAAGATTCTTTTCTTTATATAGAAATAGCGCTCCATCCAAAGGCCAAATAACCAAAAAATCATCTGAATCTAATTAATATTCAAcgaatcaaatatattttaataaaatcaatttttctaaTTAACTCGTAAccaatttaatatttttcattatgatttatgatttaataaaatatttttctaactgatttgaattaaaaatattttccaaCAAAATCTTTGCAATCTTCTCATTGAACTAAATCTGATATAAGTGTTCTAATTAAAGTTGAAGTGGTCACATAATCGTCTGAGCATCATCCACCAATGACAAATAGAGACGCAATAGCTCACAATAAATTAAGACATCTTGCTATTTAAGTTGCCTACAAAAATTTGCCAATCATCCACTAATGCTTCGCCACAAGAAACTATAATACTCAGCGGTGTCGTATTACGCCATCGAAACACTAAATTATGACGATAAAAATTGTGTCCAGTAAATCTTCTATTATTGTGAAGCAATATGCAAATAATGAAtcgtttcaaaaaaaaaaaaaaaatgcaaataatgaatatttaccttctttattttgagtttttttaaataaacattgATTAAAATTATACTCTATTTTAGGGTGTTCCCTTTAAATTGTATACACTTTTTaagatataattaaataaaataaatttagttaatttgaatactaaaaataaattattcatttaaatacgcTAATTAGTAGTAATATAATAAGACTTTGTTTGACAAGTCATATTTTGAATTTATAACATATAGCTTATAATtcataagctcatatgataataaaAGACCTGTTTGGTAATAGATTTTTTATCAcaaacttatagcttatttttcaaacACTACTTTAAATAGTGTTTTAGCTTATAGTTTGTCATTTTTTCTTCTATTAATATcttcataaattttaattattttaactgtgcatttaattattaattaagaaatatcttttttataatattttacatTTATCAGCTAATTAAAtcgctaattttatcaaacactttaattagcttatcagctatcaatCATTAACCATCAACTACAAgatataagctatcagtcatcagtcaTAAACTATAAGTTAACTTATAACACaaccgttaattttaccaaacacaacaataattttttaaataatggtcggtgaaaaaataattttaaacataaattcattttaaaaattgaaaaattaactCTAGCAATATTCAACTTTGAAAAAAATGTTACTAACATTCAACTTTGAGAAAAATACAATGTTTTTggcctattaaaaaaataaaggctaaattacagtttttgtCCCCCTATTTTGGTCAATTCACGAAATCAGtccccctatttattttttaaacaattttggtccctcaagtccatttttcgtccaaaaaatattgatttttcagTTTTTTGTATTCGTGGGATACTTTCTGAACGAGAGAGAACGTAGAGAGCATTTTTTTGGAGAATGAAAGAGATGAACGAACAAGTTGGAAGAAAAAGACGACGATCAGGGAAGACGATTAAACATAGAAAACGTCGccaataattaatatttcttattcCAAGTCAATAAAAGTATGCTGCATATCCAAAACATAGTACACAACAGtgtttttttgaatgaaaaatggatatgggggaccaaaac is part of the Vicia villosa cultivar HV-30 ecotype Madison, WI linkage group LG2, Vvil1.0, whole genome shotgun sequence genome and encodes:
- the LOC131653868 gene encoding phototropin-1-like, with product MEHLKKSPSSSSSSSMRPSFPRDPRGSLEVFNPTSNSSSPVRSPSNLKNWTETKEEQRKEISELHTEFSDEITNTSWMAIKEGETGAAVQRAAEWGLVLTTDAETGKPQGVAVRHSGGDEPNVKLETKRNSNNSVRTSGESSDGGDPRGFPRVSEDLKDALSAFQQTFVVSDATKPDYPILYASAGFFKMTGYTSKEVIGRNCRFLQGADTDPNDVARIREALEGGKSFCGRLLNYKKDGTPFWNLLTISPIKDDDGNVLKLIGMLVEVNKHTEGSKEKKLRPNGLPESLIRYDARQKEKATSSVDELLQAMKRPRALSESGHRPFIRKSGGGGGSEEDEEAERLDSKSRRKSDSVASFRPKPQGKVRHSMERISELPENKQKNSRRGSFMGFMRKSHSIDESIDNEVIVDVSSGSEEDERDDSFEFDDRKKLREKRKGLDLATTLERIEKNFVITDPRLPDNPIIFASDSFLELTEYSREEILGKNCRFLQGPETDPATVRKIREAIDNQTEVTVQLINYTKSGKKFWNLFHLQPMRDHKGEVQYFIGVQLDGSQHVEPLHNCIAEDTAKEGELLVKETAENVGEAVKELPDANQKPDDLWMNHSKVVRPKPHRKDDEAWRAILKVVENGEQVGLKHFRPIKPLGSGDTGSVHLVELEGTGHYFAMKAMDKGVMLNRNKVHRACTEREILDMLDHPFLPALYASFQTKTHVCLITDYYPGGELFLLLDQQPTKVLKEDSVRFYAAEVVIALEYLHCLGIIYRDLKPENVLIQSDGHVSLTDFDLSCLTSCKPQLILPATEEKKKRKKKNKGQQKNQEVPLFMAEPMRASNSFVGTEEYIAPEIITGSGHTSAVDWWALGILLYEMLYGYTPFRGKTRQKTFANILHKDLKFPKSKPVSPHGKQLIYWLLHRDPKNRLGSLEGANEIKNHPFFKNVNWALVRCTKPPELDAPIFLENGEKKEAKDIDPGLDDLQKNIF